A genomic segment from Bosea sp. OAE506 encodes:
- the topA gene encoding type I DNA topoisomerase — translation MKLLVVESPAKAKTINKYLGSDYEVIASFGHIRDLPAKDGSVDPEHDFAMKWEIEGRGAKQVSEIVKALKGADKLILATDPDREGEAISWHVLEALNAKKALKGIPVERVTFNAVTKDAVQTALANPRQVDQALVDAYLARRALDYLVGFTLSPVLWRKLPGARSAGRVQSVALRIVCDREREIEAFRAREYWSLVATLATAAGGVFDARLVGADGKKITRLDIGTGDEARAFKESLESAAFNVANVEAKPVKRHPYPPFQTSTLQQEASRKLGLAPARTMQLAQRLYEGVDIGGETVGLITYMRTDGVDMDGSAITAARRVIGKEFGDAYVPDVPRKYTVKAKNAQEAHEAIRPTDLGRLPAMVARHLEPEQAKLYELIWKRTIASQMESASLERTTVDIAAMVAGRDLELRATGQVTLFDGFLTLYQESRDDEEDEDSKKLPVMKTGDSLEKRAIAADQHFTEPPPRYSEASLVKRMEELGIGRPSTYAATLSTLRDREYVRIEKKRLVPEDKGMLVTAFLESFFNRYVAFDFTALLEEKLDRVSNAEIDWKVLLREFWEEFTKSIGDTKDLRVTEVLEALNGVLGPHVFPQREDGGDPRSCQVCGTGTLSLKLGKFGAFVGCSNYPECRYTRPLTVSAADGEATAEGGTGAPGVRILGKDPVTETEVTIRDGRFGPYIQLGEGEKPKRSSLPKGMSPGSVDLATALALLALPKEVARHPESGEPILAGIGRYGPYVQHGKTYANIDKDDDILQIGGNRAIDLIVAKETGGPGARFGRGAAVPGRELGEHPGGGKLVVRAGKYGPYVNWGKVNATLPKALTQEAITLEQAVELVNAKAESSGVKGPGKAKAAKAPAKKPAAKPAAKAGAKTAAAKPKAAATKAKAAAKG, via the coding sequence ATGAAGCTCCTCGTCGTCGAGTCGCCGGCCAAGGCCAAGACGATCAACAAGTATCTCGGCTCCGACTATGAGGTGATCGCCTCCTTCGGGCATATCCGCGATCTTCCCGCGAAGGACGGCTCGGTCGATCCCGAGCATGACTTCGCGATGAAGTGGGAGATCGAGGGGCGCGGCGCCAAGCAGGTTTCCGAGATCGTCAAGGCGCTCAAGGGCGCCGACAAGCTGATCCTCGCAACCGACCCCGACCGCGAGGGAGAGGCGATCTCGTGGCATGTGCTGGAGGCGCTCAACGCCAAGAAGGCGCTGAAGGGCATTCCCGTCGAGCGCGTGACCTTCAACGCCGTGACCAAGGACGCGGTGCAGACCGCGCTCGCCAATCCGCGCCAGGTCGACCAAGCGCTGGTCGACGCCTATCTCGCACGCCGCGCACTGGACTATCTCGTCGGCTTCACCCTCTCGCCGGTGCTCTGGCGCAAGCTGCCCGGCGCACGCTCCGCGGGGCGCGTGCAGTCGGTGGCTCTGCGCATCGTCTGCGACCGCGAGCGCGAGATCGAAGCCTTCCGGGCGCGTGAATACTGGTCGCTGGTCGCAACGCTGGCGACGGCTGCGGGCGGCGTCTTCGATGCCCGCCTCGTGGGCGCCGACGGCAAGAAGATCACCCGGCTCGACATCGGCACCGGCGACGAAGCCCGGGCTTTCAAGGAGTCGCTGGAGAGCGCCGCCTTCAATGTCGCCAATGTCGAGGCCAAGCCCGTCAAGCGCCACCCCTACCCTCCCTTCCAGACCTCGACCCTGCAGCAGGAGGCCTCCCGCAAGCTCGGGCTGGCTCCGGCGCGGACGATGCAGCTGGCGCAGCGGCTCTATGAGGGTGTCGACATCGGCGGCGAGACGGTCGGTCTCATCACCTATATGCGAACCGACGGCGTCGACATGGACGGGTCGGCCATCACCGCGGCGCGCCGCGTCATCGGCAAGGAGTTCGGCGACGCCTATGTGCCGGACGTGCCGCGCAAGTATACGGTCAAGGCCAAGAACGCGCAGGAGGCCCACGAGGCCATCCGCCCGACCGATCTCGGCCGTCTGCCGGCCATGGTCGCGCGCCATCTCGAGCCCGAGCAGGCCAAGCTCTACGAGCTGATCTGGAAGCGCACCATCGCCAGCCAGATGGAATCGGCCTCGCTCGAGCGCACCACGGTCGACATCGCGGCCATGGTCGCCGGGCGCGACCTCGAGCTGCGTGCCACTGGCCAGGTCACGCTCTTCGACGGCTTCCTGACGCTCTACCAGGAGAGCCGCGACGACGAGGAGGACGAGGACTCCAAGAAGCTTCCGGTGATGAAGACCGGCGACAGCCTCGAGAAGCGCGCCATTGCGGCCGACCAGCACTTCACCGAGCCGCCGCCGCGCTATTCGGAGGCCAGCCTGGTCAAGCGCATGGAAGAGCTCGGCATCGGCCGTCCGTCGACCTATGCCGCGACGCTGTCTACGCTGCGCGACCGCGAATATGTCCGCATCGAGAAGAAGCGCCTCGTCCCCGAGGACAAGGGCATGCTGGTGACGGCGTTCCTGGAGAGCTTCTTCAACCGCTATGTCGCCTTCGACTTCACCGCCCTGCTCGAAGAGAAGCTCGACCGCGTCTCGAATGCCGAGATCGACTGGAAGGTGCTGCTGCGCGAATTCTGGGAGGAATTCACCAAGTCGATCGGCGACACCAAGGATCTGCGCGTCACCGAGGTGCTGGAGGCGCTGAACGGCGTGCTCGGCCCCCATGTCTTCCCGCAGCGGGAGGATGGCGGCGATCCGCGCTCCTGCCAGGTCTGCGGCACCGGCACATTGTCGCTGAAGCTCGGCAAATTCGGCGCCTTCGTCGGCTGCTCGAACTACCCAGAGTGCCGCTACACCCGGCCGCTGACCGTCTCCGCCGCCGACGGCGAGGCGACCGCCGAGGGCGGCACCGGCGCGCCGGGCGTGCGCATTCTCGGCAAGGACCCGGTGACGGAGACCGAGGTCACGATCCGCGACGGGCGCTTCGGCCCGTATATCCAGCTCGGCGAAGGCGAGAAGCCCAAGCGCTCCAGCCTGCCCAAGGGCATGAGCCCGGGCAGCGTCGACCTTGCGACGGCGCTCGCTTTGCTTGCGCTGCCCAAGGAGGTCGCGAGGCATCCCGAGAGCGGCGAGCCGATCCTGGCCGGCATCGGCCGCTACGGGCCTTACGTCCAGCACGGCAAGACCTACGCCAATATCGACAAGGACGACGACATCCTTCAGATCGGCGGCAACCGCGCGATCGACCTCATCGTCGCCAAGGAAACGGGCGGGCCCGGTGCTCGTTTCGGGCGCGGCGCGGCCGTTCCCGGGCGCGAGCTCGGCGAGCATCCTGGCGGTGGCAAGCTCGTGGTGCGGGCCGGCAAATACGGGCCTTACGTCAACTGGGGCAAGGTCAATGCGACGCTGCCGAAGGCGCTGACGCAGGAGGCGATCACGCTCGAACAGGCGGTGGAACTCGTCAACGCCAAGGCCGAGTCGAGCGGCGTCAAGGGACCTGGCAAGGCCAAGGCCGCCAAGGCGCCAGCGAAGAAGCCGGCGGCCAAGCCGGCTGCGAAAGCGGGGGCGAAGACCGCCGCCGCGAAGCCGAAGGCCGCGGCGACCAAAGCGAAGGCCGCCGCCAAGGGCTGA
- a CDS encoding DUF6644 family protein gives MEVLAALGHWPGAVLLKQSGTAYLLVNASHILGIALLIGAILPLDLRLLGFFRSVPVNVLPPVLSRIAACGLGLALLTGAWLFTVRPVEYAGNAAFLWKLGLLALAFANIALQHRSAAYGRALAGDITAAVRWRAAASVTLWPGVLLAGRWIGFL, from the coding sequence ATGGAAGTCCTTGCCGCTCTCGGACACTGGCCCGGCGCCGTGCTGCTCAAGCAGAGCGGCACGGCCTATCTCCTCGTCAACGCCAGCCACATTCTCGGCATCGCCCTGCTGATCGGCGCGATCCTGCCGCTCGATTTGCGGCTGCTCGGGTTCTTCCGCAGCGTGCCGGTCAACGTGCTCCCGCCGGTGCTGTCGCGCATCGCAGCCTGCGGGCTGGGTCTCGCCCTGTTGACGGGGGCCTGGCTGTTTACCGTGCGGCCGGTCGAATACGCCGGCAACGCCGCCTTCCTCTGGAAACTCGGCCTGCTCGCATTGGCGTTCGCCAACATCGCCCTGCAGCATCGCAGCGCGGCCTATGGCCGCGCGCTCGCAGGTGACATCACCGCGGCGGTGCGCTGGCGCGCAGCCGCCTCGGTCACGCTCTGGCCCGGCGTGCTGCTGGCGGGGCGCTGGATCGGCTTTCTCTGA
- a CDS encoding DUF2778 domain-containing protein — protein MSGQGYRLRRAPRTRYRVGHNIFLQMAAIVVACGVGYVALDPGHEAQRPAPATPQRDVMVTGSLAASSTAYRDLLKPGFALGTTPSAFGAQAPLQAGLQRSETPVQTARLPVAAEPAVVAALPPTAVAAPPAPAIQPAPAAVASVAAPAVESQAVSRILKDAPLPAPRPAELKGPQTAEPPAIALRQPTRRAARVATATPAPAAEDNRSFFEKLFGAAPQAKGPAMAYAAPEDDAVDRSRGRRLSPSFGPAPGAAQGTAIYDISAKTVYMPNGEKLEAHSGLGDKMDDPRYVHVRMHGATPPHTYTLTEREALFHGHRALRLHPVGGSSAIYGRAGLLTHPYLLGPNGDSNGCVSFKDYDRFLQAYLRGEVRRLVVVASMRDAPTSLIASR, from the coding sequence ATGTCGGGTCAGGGCTACAGGCTGCGCAGAGCGCCGCGAACCCGCTACCGGGTCGGTCACAACATCTTCCTGCAGATGGCCGCCATCGTCGTCGCCTGCGGCGTCGGCTATGTCGCGCTCGATCCCGGTCATGAGGCGCAGCGCCCCGCCCCGGCGACGCCCCAGCGCGACGTCATGGTGACCGGCTCTCTCGCCGCATCGTCGACGGCCTATCGCGACCTACTGAAGCCGGGCTTCGCTCTTGGAACCACGCCCTCGGCCTTCGGCGCCCAGGCTCCGCTGCAGGCTGGCCTCCAGCGCAGTGAGACGCCGGTCCAGACCGCCCGTCTGCCGGTTGCTGCCGAGCCCGCCGTCGTCGCCGCCCTGCCGCCCACTGCTGTGGCTGCCCCACCGGCTCCGGCAATTCAGCCGGCTCCTGCGGCGGTCGCATCCGTCGCGGCTCCCGCTGTCGAGTCGCAGGCTGTCTCCCGCATCCTGAAGGACGCGCCGCTGCCGGCGCCGCGCCCGGCCGAGCTGAAAGGCCCGCAGACAGCCGAGCCGCCCGCCATCGCGCTGCGCCAGCCGACCCGCCGCGCTGCCCGTGTGGCGACCGCGACCCCGGCGCCCGCCGCCGAGGACAACCGCTCCTTCTTCGAAAAGCTCTTCGGCGCGGCGCCGCAGGCCAAGGGGCCGGCCATGGCCTATGCCGCGCCGGAAGACGACGCGGTCGATCGCTCGCGCGGCCGTCGCCTCAGCCCCTCCTTCGGCCCCGCACCCGGCGCCGCACAGGGCACGGCGATCTACGACATCAGCGCCAAGACCGTGTACATGCCCAATGGCGAGAAGCTGGAGGCCCATTCCGGCCTCGGCGACAAGATGGACGATCCTCGATACGTTCATGTCCGGATGCACGGCGCAACACCGCCGCACACCTACACACTGACCGAGCGCGAGGCGCTGTTCCACGGGCATCGCGCCCTGCGGCTCCATCCCGTCGGCGGCAGCAGCGCGATCTATGGCCGCGCCGGCCTGCTGACCCATCCCTATCTGCTCGGGCCGAACGGCGATTCCAACGGCTGCGTCTCCTTCAAGGACTACGACCGCTTCCTGCAGGCCTATCTGCGCGGTGAGGTCAGGCGCCTCGTCGTCGTCGCCAGCATGCGCGACGCGCCGACCTCGCTGATCGCCTCGCGTTGA
- a CDS encoding bifunctional salicylyl-CoA 5-hydroxylase/oxidoreductase, which produces MRIAVVGGGPAGLYFALLMKRDWPDLEITVFERNQPDDTFGFGVVFSDQTLDIFKAADEASYAAIRDNFAYWDDIEVHFKDSVHRVSGNGFCGCSRRSLLLLVQARARQLGVELRFGEEAADIETLKANYDLVVASDGINSRIREGWRDRFQPEVDLRPNHFTWMGSTRPFDAFTFFFKETPHGVFIAHCYQYEAGRSTWVLETDPETFQKAGLGAMDEAESAAFLEGVFAEELQGHKLITNRSLWRNFPMIRCRNWVVENVVLIGDAKATAHFSIGSGTKLAMEDAIGLHKAFHKAGLKVDDALALYERSRREEVEKTQHAADVSLVWFEQLGRFWDFDPLRFAFGLMTRSKAITYDNLALRAPAMVAAVDEMVAGQLGPLARRRKDGSAVPPAFQPLKLRDVTLENRLVLAPMCQYSAEDGVPGDWHLMHYGSRAIGGPGLIFTEMTCVSADARITPGCAGLYTDAQEAAWTRIVGFVHANSAAKLCLQLGHAGRKGATKLMWEGMDRPLAEGAWPIISASALPYYPESQVPREMTRADMDRVKAEFVAAAERGARAGFDMLELHCAHGYLLASFLSPLTNRRGDEYGGSIENRLRYPLEVFRALREIWPREKPMSVRISATDWAQGGLSAEDAVAIAEAFGAEGCDLVDVSTGQTVRESRPVYGRMFQTPFSDQIRNEARVATMCVGNITTADQANTIVASGRADLVALGRPHLSDPSFVLRSAAWYGVDLMQPVQYGPGKDQLLRNTPRERQDLEALKLKAKPTRHALSP; this is translated from the coding sequence ATGCGTATCGCGGTGGTCGGCGGCGGGCCTGCGGGGCTCTATTTCGCGCTCCTGATGAAGCGGGACTGGCCGGATCTCGAGATCACGGTCTTCGAGCGTAACCAGCCGGACGACACCTTCGGCTTCGGCGTCGTCTTCTCCGACCAGACGCTCGACATCTTCAAGGCCGCCGACGAGGCAAGCTATGCCGCGATCCGCGACAATTTCGCATACTGGGACGACATCGAGGTCCATTTCAAGGACAGCGTCCACCGCGTCTCCGGCAACGGCTTCTGCGGCTGCTCGCGCCGCTCGCTTCTGCTGCTGGTGCAGGCGCGGGCCCGCCAGCTCGGCGTGGAGCTGCGCTTCGGCGAGGAGGCGGCCGACATCGAGACGCTGAAGGCGAATTACGATCTCGTCGTCGCCTCGGACGGCATCAACAGCCGCATCCGCGAGGGCTGGCGCGACCGCTTCCAGCCGGAGGTCGATCTGCGGCCGAACCACTTCACCTGGATGGGCTCGACGCGCCCCTTCGACGCCTTCACCTTCTTCTTCAAGGAGACGCCGCACGGCGTCTTTATCGCCCATTGCTACCAGTACGAGGCCGGCCGCTCGACCTGGGTGCTGGAAACGGACCCCGAGACCTTCCAGAAAGCCGGCCTTGGCGCGATGGACGAGGCTGAGTCGGCCGCTTTCCTCGAAGGCGTCTTCGCCGAGGAGCTGCAGGGCCACAAGCTGATCACCAACCGCTCGCTCTGGCGCAACTTCCCGATGATCCGCTGCCGCAACTGGGTGGTCGAGAACGTCGTGCTGATCGGCGATGCCAAGGCCACGGCGCATTTCTCGATCGGCTCGGGCACCAAGCTGGCGATGGAGGATGCGATCGGCCTGCACAAGGCTTTCCACAAGGCCGGCCTCAAGGTCGATGACGCGCTCGCCCTGTACGAGCGCAGCCGCCGCGAGGAGGTCGAGAAGACGCAACACGCCGCGGATGTCTCGCTGGTCTGGTTCGAGCAGCTCGGCCGCTTCTGGGATTTCGATCCGCTGCGCTTCGCCTTCGGCTTGATGACCCGCTCCAAGGCGATCACCTATGACAATCTCGCGCTGCGCGCGCCCGCTATGGTCGCCGCCGTCGACGAGATGGTCGCGGGCCAACTCGGCCCGCTCGCCCGCCGCCGCAAGGATGGGAGCGCCGTGCCGCCGGCCTTCCAGCCGCTGAAGCTGCGCGACGTCACGCTGGAGAACCGCCTGGTGCTCGCGCCGATGTGCCAGTATTCGGCGGAAGACGGCGTGCCGGGCGACTGGCATCTGATGCATTACGGCTCGCGCGCCATCGGTGGGCCCGGCCTGATCTTCACCGAGATGACCTGCGTCTCGGCGGACGCCCGAATCACGCCCGGCTGCGCCGGTCTCTACACCGATGCTCAGGAGGCGGCCTGGACCCGCATCGTCGGCTTCGTCCACGCCAACTCCGCCGCCAAGCTCTGCCTCCAACTCGGCCATGCCGGGCGAAAAGGGGCGACCAAGCTGATGTGGGAGGGCATGGACCGTCCGCTCGCGGAGGGCGCCTGGCCGATCATCTCAGCCTCCGCCTTGCCCTATTATCCCGAGAGCCAAGTGCCCCGCGAGATGACGCGGGCCGATATGGACCGGGTCAAGGCAGAGTTCGTGGCCGCGGCCGAACGCGGCGCGCGTGCCGGCTTCGACATGCTCGAGCTCCACTGCGCCCATGGCTACCTGCTGGCGAGCTTCCTCTCGCCGCTGACCAACCGCCGCGGCGATGAATACGGCGGCTCGATCGAGAACCGGCTGCGCTATCCGCTGGAGGTGTTCCGCGCGCTGCGCGAGATCTGGCCGCGCGAAAAGCCGATGTCGGTGCGCATCTCCGCGACCGACTGGGCGCAGGGCGGCCTCTCGGCTGAGGATGCGGTTGCCATCGCGGAGGCTTTTGGCGCCGAGGGCTGCGATCTCGTCGACGTCTCGACCGGCCAGACCGTGCGCGAGTCGCGCCCCGTCTATGGCCGTATGTTCCAGACGCCGTTCTCGGACCAGATCCGCAACGAGGCCCGCGTCGCCACCATGTGCGTCGGCAACATCACGACGGCCGATCAGGCCAACACGATCGTCGCCTCGGGCCGGGCCGATCTCGTCGCGCTCGGGCGCCCGCATCTGTCTGACCCGTCGTTCGTGCTGCGCTCGGCCGCCTGGTACGGCGTCGATCTGATGCAGCCGGTTCAGTATGGGCCGGGCAAGGACCAGCTCCTGCGCAACACGCCACGCGAGCGCCAGGACCTCGAAGCGCTCAAGCTCAAGGCGAAGCCGACCCGCCATGCGCTGAGCCCGTGA
- a CDS encoding SDR family oxidoreductase, with protein MLLSGRHAVVTGGGRGIGRAIASRLRREGARVSIIGRDAAALAAACAAGDADVHAACDVTDAAAMAQALAKLAADQPIDIAVANAGAVETGSFLRSPAERFRRMTEINLIGTVNLFHGTLPGMVERGHGRLIAIGSTAGHRGYAYVSAYVAAKHAVIGLVKSLALETARSGVTVNAVSPGYADTDMVASGLDAIVTKTGVSREQALAGMVKDNPQGRLIAPDEIAQAVLYLCGPASGSVTGQSLTINGGEF; from the coding sequence ATGCTCCTTTCAGGGCGGCACGCAGTGGTGACGGGTGGAGGGCGCGGGATCGGCCGCGCCATTGCCTCGCGCTTGCGCCGCGAGGGCGCGCGCGTCTCCATCATCGGTCGCGACGCGGCGGCGCTGGCCGCGGCCTGTGCAGCGGGCGACGCCGATGTCCATGCCGCCTGCGACGTCACCGACGCGGCCGCTATGGCGCAGGCGCTGGCGAAGCTGGCCGCCGACCAGCCGATCGACATCGCCGTCGCCAATGCGGGTGCCGTCGAGACCGGCTCCTTCCTGCGCAGCCCGGCCGAGCGCTTCCGCCGGATGACCGAGATCAACCTGATCGGTACCGTGAACCTGTTCCACGGCACCCTGCCCGGCATGGTCGAGCGCGGGCATGGGCGGCTCATCGCGATCGGCTCGACCGCCGGGCATCGCGGCTATGCTTACGTTTCGGCCTATGTCGCGGCCAAACACGCGGTGATCGGGCTGGTGAAGTCGCTGGCGCTGGAGACGGCGCGCAGCGGCGTGACTGTCAACGCGGTCAGCCCCGGCTATGCCGATACGGATATGGTGGCGAGCGGGCTCGACGCCATCGTCACCAAAACCGGTGTCAGCCGCGAGCAGGCGCTGGCGGGAATGGTCAAGGACAATCCGCAGGGGCGGCTGATTGCGCCCGACGAGATCGCGCAGGCGGTGCTCTATCTCTGCGGACCGGCCAGCGGCTCGGTGACCGGCCAGTCCCTGACGATCAATGGCGGGGAGTTCTAG
- a CDS encoding MarR family transcriptional regulator encodes MESILQGLMLDRETKASERPGDHKDELRLWLRMLTCSTLIETEIRNRLREEFKTTLPRFDLMAQLDKSSTGMTVGEVSQRLMVSNGNVTAVVAGLLADGLVDKRAATQDRRVQVLTLTAQGRKAFKAMAERHEGWIAELFAGLDQPELAQLFRLLGQTKGSLHRAIAARAQDASKPDDSGKGDAS; translated from the coding sequence ATGGAGAGCATCCTGCAGGGCCTGATGCTCGACCGCGAGACCAAGGCGAGCGAGCGGCCCGGCGACCACAAGGACGAGTTGCGACTCTGGCTGCGGATGCTGACCTGCTCGACGCTGATCGAGACAGAGATCCGCAACCGGCTGCGCGAGGAGTTCAAGACGACACTGCCGCGCTTCGATCTGATGGCGCAGCTCGACAAGTCGAGCACCGGCATGACGGTCGGCGAGGTGTCGCAGCGGCTGATGGTCTCGAACGGCAACGTCACGGCCGTCGTTGCCGGGCTCCTGGCCGACGGGCTCGTCGACAAGCGCGCCGCCACGCAGGACCGGCGCGTGCAGGTGCTGACGCTGACGGCACAGGGCCGCAAGGCCTTCAAGGCGATGGCGGAGCGCCATGAGGGCTGGATCGCCGAACTCTTCGCGGGGCTCGACCAGCCGGAGCTGGCGCAGCTCTTTCGCCTGCTCGGACAGACCAAGGGCTCGCTGCACCGCGCGATCGCGGCCCGGGCGCAGGACGCCAGCAAGCCGGACGATTCCGGCAAGGGAGATGCCTCGTGA
- a CDS encoding enoyl-CoA hydratase family protein, producing the protein MTMPANATTLPLAGFQPQHFALSVAGKVATVTLNRPEKKNPLTFASYRELTDFFLAAQKEEDVKAIVVTGAGGNFSSGGDVFEIIGPLVAMETKELLKFTRMTGDLVKAIRACPQPIIAAIDGVCAGAGAIIAMASDLRLGTAESKIAFLFNRVGLAGCDMGACAMLPRIIGQGRAAELLYTGRTLRGEEAERWGFLNRLVAKEAVLAEAQALAAELGDGPTFANAMTKRMLEMEWAMSVESAIEAEAVAQALCMQTEDFARAYHAFANKQKPVFEGN; encoded by the coding sequence GTGACCATGCCGGCCAATGCCACGACCCTGCCGCTCGCGGGCTTCCAGCCGCAGCATTTCGCGCTCTCCGTCGCCGGCAAGGTCGCGACGGTGACGCTGAACCGGCCTGAGAAAAAGAATCCGCTGACCTTCGCAAGCTACCGCGAACTCACCGATTTCTTCCTCGCCGCGCAGAAGGAAGAGGACGTCAAGGCGATCGTGGTGACGGGCGCGGGCGGCAATTTCTCCTCCGGCGGCGACGTCTTCGAGATCATCGGCCCGCTCGTCGCAATGGAGACCAAGGAGCTGCTGAAGTTCACCCGGATGACGGGCGATCTGGTCAAGGCGATCCGCGCCTGCCCGCAGCCGATCATCGCCGCGATCGACGGCGTCTGCGCCGGGGCCGGCGCGATCATCGCCATGGCGTCGGATCTGCGGCTCGGCACCGCGGAGAGCAAGATCGCCTTCCTGTTCAACCGCGTTGGGCTCGCCGGCTGCGACATGGGCGCCTGCGCGATGCTGCCCCGGATCATCGGCCAGGGCCGCGCGGCGGAGCTGCTCTACACCGGCCGGACCCTGCGCGGCGAGGAGGCCGAGCGCTGGGGCTTCCTGAACCGGCTGGTCGCGAAGGAGGCGGTACTCGCCGAGGCGCAGGCGCTGGCGGCCGAACTCGGGGATGGGCCGACCTTCGCCAACGCCATGACCAAGCGCATGCTCGAGATGGAATGGGCGATGTCGGTCGAGAGCGCGATCGAGGCCGAAGCCGTGGCGCAGGCGCTGTGCATGCAGACCGAGGATTTCGCCCGCGCCTACCACGCCTTCGCCAACAAGCAGAAGCCGGTCTTCGAGGGCAACTGA
- a CDS encoding acyl-CoA dehydrogenase family protein: MAATNLDGTHLQGILGDTLDWPFFEDRHRRFAAELSAWADATLPGLPHDDVDAACRARVTALGEGGFLRAVVPEAYGGLNPTLDVRTLCLAREILAARDGLADFSFAMQGLGTGAITVAGSEALKQRILPGVCEGARIAAFALSEKEAGSDVAAMATTATPDGNGHVRIDGEKSWISNGGIADHYVIFARTGEAPGARGLSAFLVDADTPGFSVTERIEVIAPHPLATLRFEACRVPVENRIGGPGDGFKVAMATLDIFRSTVGAAALGLARRALHETISHANARKLFGGTLGDLQLSQAAIADSAAEVDAAALLVYRAAWTKDRGAARVTREAALAKLVATENAQRVIDRAVQIHGGLGVTKGVKVEELYREIRALRIYEGASEVQKVVIARDLLKAKS; the protein is encoded by the coding sequence ATGGCTGCGACGAACCTCGACGGTACTCATCTCCAGGGCATCCTTGGCGACACGCTCGACTGGCCGTTCTTCGAGGACCGGCACCGTCGCTTTGCCGCCGAGCTTTCGGCCTGGGCCGACGCCACCCTGCCCGGCCTGCCGCATGACGATGTCGACGCCGCCTGCCGGGCGCGTGTCACGGCTCTCGGCGAGGGCGGCTTTCTCCGAGCGGTGGTGCCGGAGGCCTATGGCGGGCTGAACCCGACGCTCGACGTGCGCACGCTCTGCCTCGCCCGTGAGATCCTGGCAGCGCGCGACGGGCTGGCGGATTTTTCCTTCGCGATGCAGGGGCTCGGCACCGGGGCGATCACGGTCGCAGGCTCGGAGGCACTGAAGCAGCGTATCCTGCCCGGCGTCTGCGAGGGGGCGCGGATCGCCGCTTTCGCCCTGTCCGAGAAGGAGGCCGGCTCCGATGTCGCAGCGATGGCGACCACCGCCACGCCCGACGGCAACGGCCATGTCCGGATCGACGGCGAGAAGAGCTGGATCTCCAATGGCGGCATCGCCGACCACTACGTCATCTTTGCCCGCACCGGCGAGGCGCCGGGCGCGCGCGGGCTGTCGGCCTTTTTGGTCGATGCGGACACACCGGGCTTCAGCGTCACCGAGCGCATCGAGGTGATCGCACCGCACCCGCTGGCGACGCTGCGGTTCGAGGCCTGTCGCGTGCCGGTCGAGAACCGGATCGGTGGACCCGGCGACGGGTTCAAGGTCGCGATGGCGACGCTCGACATCTTCCGCTCGACGGTCGGCGCCGCGGCGCTGGGCCTCGCGCGGCGGGCGCTGCACGAGACGATCTCCCATGCGAACGCGCGCAAGCTCTTCGGTGGCACGCTGGGCGATCTGCAGCTCAGCCAGGCCGCCATCGCCGACAGCGCGGCCGAGGTCGACGCCGCCGCTCTGCTGGTCTACCGCGCCGCCTGGACCAAGGATCGCGGGGCGGCGCGCGTCACCCGCGAGGCCGCGCTCGCCAAACTCGTCGCGACAGAGAACGCCCAGAGGGTGATCGACCGGGCCGTCCAGATTCATGGGGGCTTGGGCGTCACCAAGGGCGTCAAGGTGGAGGAACTGTACCGGGAGATCCGGGCGCTGCGGATCTACGAGGGCGCCTCGGAAGTCCAGAAGGTCGTGATCGCGCGCGACCTCCTCAAGGCCAAGAGCTGA